The genomic interval CGGCCGAGGTGTCGAAGTCACCCATCTCCGCCACGTCCAGGGCGATCTCCTCCTCGTCGATCGCCCCGCACGACAGGTCCCCCGCCAGCCGCTGGAACTCGCAGCGCAGCACCTCGTGCCGCCGCGCCAGGAACAGCAGCGCGGCCTCCAGCGCGTCCCGGTCGAGCGGCCCCTCCACCTCGAACGTCACCGCGAGCCACGAGGCGATCGAGTCGTTGGCCTTACGGGCCTCCTCGACCACCGAGAAGTGCTTGTCCTGGTTGAACGACGCGCTCTTACGGGCCCCCTCCGTGCCGCCCTCCTCGCTCCGTCTCGTCGACCGCAGGCGCCACTCCACCACGCGCCCGGGAGCGATCTCCAGGCCTTCCAAAGGGAACTGACGCATGCTGACTCTCTCCCGCGATGGAGGAAAAACGGCTCTTCGGCTGACAACGACGCCAAGCCGAACGGGTGACGGCGGCGCGGTAAAGCACCAGGCCGCATCACCCTTCCGCCACCCCTCCGCTCCCTCCTTCCCCACGGATTACTGACCGCCCCAAGCGGGCGGGGGCCCATCCGGCCCCTACGCGGCGAGCTGCGCCACGGGCGATTTCGCGCCGATTTCGCACCACAGCAGCTTCCCCCGGAACCCCGCCCCGGACGCGGGTCCGCCGAACGTCTGACTGCCCCAGTTGTCCGCACACAGCCGCACGATCAGGAGACCGCGCCCGTACGTACCGTCCGCCGGCACGTCGGTCCCGCCGCCGCCCGGAGGGGCGTCGAACGGCGCAGGCACGAGGGGGTTGGTGTCCCACACGGTGATCCTGATGCCCGCCTCCCACGCGTGCCGCACGCGGAGTTCGACGGGGCCGTCGGAGTAGCGGTAGGCGTTGGTCACGAGTTCACTGGTCAACAGCATTGCGTCGTCCACCAGTTCGTCCCGGTCGTGACTGACGAGCACGCTGCGCAAGGTGGTGCGGGCGATTCGCGCGGAGTGCGGGTCGTGGGGCAGGTTGAGCGTGTACGACCAGGTGTTCTCCGGGGATACGGTTGCCATGCGGGGCTCCTTATCAGGAGGTGATTGGCTGAGTTGCCGCGCTTGCGGTGTCCTGTCGCCGGTGCGTCGGCGATGCGCCTCCGTGTTCACGGCGGGCCAGGTGAGTGGCTTAAGTCACACCGTAGGGTCGGTGATGGCCTATATTCCACTCGGTCGACGAAATTCAGGCCAACTAGCCCCGTGTGGGTGACGTTTGGGGCGGGAGGAAGTCAGTGGGGTCATCAGGCAGTCCAACGTTGCGGCAGCAGCGCCTAGGGGTGGAGCTGCGGAAGCTCCGCGAACGGGCCGGCTTGTCGACATCAGCGGCGGCTGCGCTCCTCGGCGTCAACCAGTCGAGGATCAGCAACATCGAAGCGGGCCGGTACGCGGTGGGCGCGGATCGCGTCCGCACCATGGCCCGCAACTACAAGTGTGCCGACGACGCCTTGATCGAAGCGCTAGCGGCTATGACGGGCGGCCGCACACGAGGCTGGTGGGATGCCTATCAGGAGCTGCTTCCGGCGCCCCTGATGGATCTGGCCGAGCTCGAACACCACGCATTCGGCCTGCGTGTCGCCCTCGCAATCCACATCCCCGGCTTGTTGCAGACGACCGACCATGCCCGCGCCCTGTTCCAGGAGGTCGTCCCTCAGCTCAGAGCCCACGAAGTCGAGCATCGGCTCTCCTACCGGATGAAGCGGCAAGCAGTGCTCCACGGCGAGCGGGCCATCCCATACACGGCGATCGTTCATGAGGCGGCGCTACGCATGCAGTTCGGTGGCCGTGCGACATCTCTCGGCCAGTTGGAGCACCTTCTGGAGATGAGCGAGCTCGACAACATCACGTTGCGCGTGATCCCGTTCGGCAACGGATCGTTCTCCGGCAATGGCCAGCCTATCGACTACGTATCCGGCGCAGTGCCTCCGCTGGACACTGTGCAGCTGGATGTCCACCACGGCTGTGAATTCCTCGACGCCGATGCCGAGCTGGCCAAATACCGGACCGTACTCGACCGCCTGGAAGGAAGCTCCCTCTCTCCGAGCGCGTCGAGAGACTTCATCAAGCGCCTCGCGCAGGGTCTCTGAAAGGTATCGGCGTGTCTACGCATCACTGGCAGAAGTCTTCTTACAGCGGTGACAGTTCGAACTGCCTGAACATTGCCGCCACCTGGCAAAAGTCCGGCTACTGCTCGGAGGGCGACGCGTGCCTGAGTGTCGCCGCCGAGTGGCAGAAATCGTCGTACAGCCAGCACGGCGCCAACTGCCTCGACCTAGCTGCCGTCAAC from Streptomyces albireticuli carries:
- a CDS encoding ATP-binding protein yields the protein MATVSPENTWSYTLNLPHDPHSARIARTTLRSVLVSHDRDELVDDAMLLTSELVTNAYRYSDGPVELRVRHAWEAGIRITVWDTNPLVPAPFDAPPGGGGTDVPADGTYGRGLLIVRLCADNWGSQTFGGPASGAGFRGKLLWCEIGAKSPVAQLAA
- a CDS encoding DUF397 domain-containing protein, which encodes MSTHHWQKSSYSGDSSNCLNIAATWQKSGYCSEGDACLSVAAEWQKSSYSQHGANCLDLAAVNAGRIFLRESDNPDVILAVAPQTLRTLIRTLKSG
- a CDS encoding helix-turn-helix domain-containing protein, whose translation is MELRKLRERAGLSTSAAAALLGVNQSRISNIEAGRYAVGADRVRTMARNYKCADDALIEALAAMTGGRTRGWWDAYQELLPAPLMDLAELEHHAFGLRVALAIHIPGLLQTTDHARALFQEVVPQLRAHEVEHRLSYRMKRQAVLHGERAIPYTAIVHEAALRMQFGGRATSLGQLEHLLEMSELDNITLRVIPFGNGSFSGNGQPIDYVSGAVPPLDTVQLDVHHGCEFLDADAELAKYRTVLDRLEGSSLSPSASRDFIKRLAQGL